From Variovorax sp. PMC12, the proteins below share one genomic window:
- the guaA gene encoding glutamine-hydrolyzing GMP synthase has product MQHDKILILDFGSQVTQLIARRVREAHVLSEVHPCDVTDEWVREYAADGHLKGVILSGSHASVYEETTDKAPQAVFDLGVPVLGICYGMQTMAHQLGGKVEGGHKREFGFAAVRARGHTALLKDIADFTTPEGHGMLNVWMSHGDKVTELPPGFKLMASTDSCPIAGMADEARRYYALQFHPEVTHTVQGKAIIERFVLGICDAKPDWVMRDHIAEAVQKIREQVGDEEVILGLSGGVDSSVAAALIHRAIGDQLTCVFVDHGLLRLNEGDMVMEMFEGKLHAKVIRVDASELFLGKLAGVSDPEAKRKIIGGEFVTVFKQEAAKLKAGDGGHKGATFLAQGTIYPDVIESGGAKSKKAVTIKSHHNVGGLPEQLGLKLLEPLRDLFKDEVRELGVALGLPPEMVYRHPFPGPGLGVRILGEVKKEYADLLRRADAIFIEELRNFTDAETGKTWYDLTSQAFTVFLPVKSVGVMGDGRTYDYVVALRAVQTSDFMTADWAELPYALLKKVSGRIINEVRGINRVTYDVSSKPPATIEWE; this is encoded by the coding sequence ATGCAACACGACAAGATCCTCATCCTCGATTTCGGCTCGCAAGTCACCCAGCTGATCGCACGCCGCGTGCGCGAAGCCCACGTGCTGAGCGAAGTGCATCCCTGCGACGTCACCGACGAATGGGTGCGCGAATACGCCGCCGACGGCCACCTGAAGGGCGTGATCCTCTCTGGCAGCCACGCCAGCGTTTACGAGGAAACCACCGACAAGGCCCCGCAAGCCGTGTTCGACCTCGGCGTGCCGGTGCTCGGCATCTGCTACGGCATGCAGACCATGGCGCACCAGCTCGGCGGCAAGGTCGAGGGCGGCCACAAGCGCGAATTCGGCTTCGCGGCCGTGCGCGCCCGCGGCCACACCGCGCTGCTGAAGGACATCGCCGACTTCACCACGCCCGAAGGCCACGGCATGCTCAACGTGTGGATGAGCCACGGCGACAAGGTCACCGAACTGCCGCCGGGCTTCAAGCTCATGGCCAGCACCGACAGCTGCCCCATCGCCGGCATGGCCGACGAGGCGCGCCGCTACTACGCGCTGCAGTTCCACCCCGAAGTGACGCACACCGTGCAGGGCAAGGCGATCATCGAGCGCTTCGTGCTCGGCATCTGCGACGCCAAGCCCGACTGGGTCATGCGCGACCACATCGCGGAAGCCGTGCAGAAAATCCGCGAGCAGGTGGGCGACGAAGAAGTCATCCTCGGCCTGTCGGGTGGTGTCGATTCGAGCGTGGCCGCCGCGCTCATCCACCGCGCCATCGGCGACCAGCTGACCTGCGTGTTCGTCGACCATGGCCTGCTGCGCCTGAACGAAGGCGACATGGTCATGGAAATGTTCGAAGGCAAGCTGCACGCGAAAGTGATCCGCGTGGACGCCAGCGAGCTGTTCCTCGGCAAGCTCGCCGGCGTGAGCGACCCCGAAGCCAAGCGCAAGATCATCGGCGGCGAATTCGTCACCGTGTTCAAGCAGGAAGCCGCGAAGCTGAAGGCGGGCGACGGGGGCCACAAGGGCGCGACCTTCCTGGCGCAAGGCACCATCTACCCCGACGTCATCGAGTCGGGCGGCGCCAAGAGCAAGAAGGCCGTCACCATCAAGAGCCACCACAACGTGGGCGGCCTGCCCGAGCAGCTCGGCCTGAAGCTGCTGGAGCCGCTGCGCGACCTGTTCAAGGACGAAGTGCGCGAGCTGGGCGTGGCGCTCGGCCTGCCGCCGGAGATGGTGTATCGCCATCCGTTCCCGGGCCCCGGCCTGGGCGTGCGCATCCTCGGCGAAGTGAAGAAGGAATACGCCGACCTGCTGCGCCGCGCCGACGCGATCTTCATCGAGGAACTGCGCAACTTCACCGACGCCGAAACCGGCAAGACCTGGTACGACCTCACGAGCCAGGCCTTCACTGTGTTCCTGCCGGTGAAGAGCGTGGGCGTGATGGGCGACGGCCGCACCTACGACTACGTGGTCGCGCTGCGCGCGGTGCAGACCAGCGACTTCATGACGGCGGACTGGGCGGAGCTGCCGTATGCGCTGCTGAAGAAAGTGTCGGGGCGCATCATCAATGAAGTGCGCGGGATCAACCGGGTGACTTACGACGTTTCGAGCAAGCCGCCGGCGACGATCGAGTGGGAGTGA
- a CDS encoding type II toxin-antitoxin system Phd/YefM family antitoxin — protein MQSIGIAEAKNNFSALIDSVEKGEEVRITRHGREVVRMLPVRRKPVITDEQIQRELGQIDALHATIQPGASPSALRAEGRQP, from the coding sequence ATGCAATCCATCGGTATCGCCGAAGCCAAGAACAACTTCTCGGCCCTGATCGACTCGGTCGAAAAGGGCGAGGAGGTTCGCATCACCCGCCACGGCAGGGAAGTCGTGCGCATGCTGCCGGTGCGCCGCAAGCCGGTCATCACCGACGAGCAGATCCAGCGCGAACTCGGCCAGATCGACGCGCTGCACGCCACCATCCAGCCCGGCGCCTCACCGAGCGCCTTGCGCGCCGAAGGGCGCCAGCCATGA
- a CDS encoding alpha/beta fold hydrolase — MPYIDTPNQSIDVDGTAFAYRDLGPRSGVPLVLLNHWGAVLDNFDPRIVDGLARRHRIIAIDYRGIGASGGTAPVTIDAMARDAISLIHALGFEKVDLLGFSLGGFVAQDIALKAPGLVRRLILTGTGPAGGKGIERVGAVSWPLIVKGLLTLRDPKTYLFFTSTANGRRAAKAFLARLKERKADRDKEPTPRAFLRQLKAIKAWGRQAPQDLGGIRIPVLIANGDNDIMVPTVNSHDIARRIPGSQLVIYKDAGHGGIFQYHGEFVPRALAFLND; from the coding sequence ATGCCCTACATCGACACCCCCAACCAATCGATCGACGTCGACGGGACTGCATTCGCGTACCGTGACCTGGGGCCGCGCAGCGGCGTGCCGCTGGTTCTGCTCAATCACTGGGGCGCGGTCCTCGACAATTTCGACCCGCGTATCGTCGATGGACTTGCCCGCAGACATCGCATCATCGCCATCGACTACCGGGGGATCGGCGCTTCAGGCGGAACAGCACCCGTGACCATCGATGCGATGGCCCGGGACGCGATCTCGCTGATCCACGCACTGGGTTTCGAGAAGGTCGACCTGCTCGGCTTCTCCCTCGGAGGATTCGTGGCGCAGGACATCGCGCTGAAAGCCCCTGGCCTGGTGCGCCGGCTCATCCTGACCGGCACGGGGCCGGCGGGCGGCAAAGGCATCGAACGGGTCGGAGCGGTTTCTTGGCCGCTGATCGTCAAAGGCCTGTTGACGCTGCGCGATCCAAAGACCTATCTGTTCTTCACCTCCACGGCCAATGGCCGTCGAGCCGCGAAAGCCTTCCTGGCGCGACTGAAGGAGCGCAAGGCGGATCGGGACAAGGAGCCGACGCCACGAGCTTTCCTGCGGCAGCTGAAGGCCATCAAGGCCTGGGGCCGGCAGGCGCCGCAGGATCTGGGCGGCATCCGCATCCCTGTGCTGATCGCCAATGGCGACAACGACATCATGGTGCCCACCGTGAACAGCCATGACATCGCGCGTCGCATTCCCGGCTCGCAACTGGTCATCTACAAGGACGCCGGGCATGGCGGGATCTTCCAGTACCACGGCGAGTTCGTGCCCAGGGCGCTGGCCTTCCTCAATGACTGA
- a CDS encoding NADP-dependent oxidoreductase: MKAFIIDRYGKKEVGRIADMPDPEARDDDVLIRIHAASINPLDSKTKSGEFKLILPYRLPLILGNDMAGTVVRVGARVRNFKPGDEIYARPDDDRIGTFAEFIAVKASSLALKPANLSMVEAASVPLAALTAWQVLVETAKLKRGQKVLIHAGSGGVGTIAIQLAKHLGAFVATTTSTANIAWVKDLGADVVIDYKQQDFAAVLRDYDVVLNSLGNSELNKSLQALKPGGHLISISGPPTPAFAIARGLAWPLRLALRLLSFSIRNKAKKIGGQYTFVFMRADGAQLREITALIESGAIRPVVDRVFPFQDTHKALAYVDSGRAKGKVVVQML; the protein is encoded by the coding sequence ATGAAAGCTTTCATCATCGACCGGTACGGAAAGAAAGAAGTCGGCCGCATTGCCGACATGCCCGACCCAGAGGCCCGGGACGATGACGTCCTGATCCGGATCCACGCGGCGAGCATCAATCCCCTGGACTCGAAGACCAAGAGCGGTGAATTCAAGTTGATTCTTCCCTACCGCCTCCCCCTGATCCTGGGCAACGACATGGCCGGAACGGTCGTGCGGGTCGGCGCTCGCGTTCGCAACTTCAAGCCCGGCGATGAGATCTACGCACGCCCCGACGACGATCGCATCGGCACGTTCGCCGAGTTCATTGCCGTCAAGGCGTCATCGCTGGCACTGAAGCCCGCGAATCTCAGCATGGTCGAGGCCGCATCCGTTCCTCTGGCGGCCCTGACGGCCTGGCAGGTGCTGGTCGAAACCGCCAAGCTGAAAAGGGGGCAGAAGGTTCTGATCCATGCCGGCTCCGGCGGCGTCGGCACCATCGCCATCCAGCTGGCCAAGCATCTCGGGGCGTTCGTGGCCACGACCACCAGTACGGCCAACATCGCCTGGGTGAAGGACTTGGGAGCGGACGTCGTCATCGACTACAAACAGCAGGACTTCGCCGCGGTGCTTCGCGACTACGACGTGGTGCTGAACAGCCTCGGAAACAGCGAGCTGAACAAATCCCTCCAGGCTCTCAAGCCGGGCGGGCATCTCATCTCCATCTCGGGGCCGCCCACCCCGGCGTTCGCCATCGCGCGAGGACTGGCCTGGCCGCTCCGACTGGCGCTGCGCCTGTTGAGTTTCAGCATCAGGAACAAGGCAAAGAAGATCGGAGGCCAATACACCTTCGTCTTCATGCGGGCCGATGGGGCGCAGTTGCGCGAGATCACGGCCCTCATCGAGTCAGGCGCCATCCGCCCGGTCGTCGACAGGGTATTCCCATTTCAGGACACCCACAAAGCTTTGGCCTACGTCGACAGTGGGCGCGCCAAGGGCAAGGTCGTGGTGCAAATGCTGTAG
- a CDS encoding type II toxin-antitoxin system VapC family toxin, translating into MTAFVMDASVTAAWLLPDHATAHTRKLYAAIRRDEVEPQAPNVWQWECANILANGVQSGRIPSSAVEGLWSVLDAIRHRVELHELAPAQHKAVLAVAIDAGVSQYDAGYLWLAKSLNLPLATFDERLIQAAPQAGVRLFDISTL; encoded by the coding sequence ATGACAGCCTTCGTCATGGACGCCTCGGTCACCGCAGCCTGGCTGCTGCCCGACCACGCCACCGCACACACCCGCAAGCTCTACGCCGCCATCCGCCGCGACGAGGTCGAGCCACAGGCGCCCAACGTGTGGCAATGGGAGTGCGCCAACATCCTGGCCAACGGCGTGCAAAGCGGCCGCATTCCCTCGTCCGCGGTCGAAGGGCTGTGGAGCGTGCTCGACGCCATACGCCACCGCGTCGAGCTGCACGAGCTGGCGCCGGCGCAGCACAAGGCCGTGCTCGCCGTGGCCATCGACGCGGGCGTGTCCCAGTACGACGCGGGCTATCTCTGGCTCGCAAAATCGCTCAATCTTCCGCTCGCGACCTTCGACGAGCGCCTCATCCAGGCCGCGCCGCAAGCAGGCGTCCGGCTGTTCGACATTTCAACGCTCTGA
- the guaB gene encoding IMP dehydrogenase, translated as MRLLGKALTFDDVLLVPAFSQVLPKDTSLATKLSRNITLNLPLVSAAMDTVTEARLAIAIAQEGGMGIVHKNLTAQQQAAEVARVKRYESGVLRDPVVITPTHSVRQVMALSEQLGISGFPVVDAGKVVGIVTGRDLRFENRYDVPVSEIMTRREKLITVPDGTTLAEAKALLNKYKLERLLVINGDWELKGLITVKDITKQTSFPNAARDANGRLRVGAAVGVGDGTEERVEALVKAGVDAIVVDTAHGHSAGVIERVRWVKKNYPQVDVIGGNIATGDAARALADVGADAVKVGIGPGSICTTRIVAGVGVPQIMAVDSVATALQGTGIPLISDGGVRYSGDIAKAIAAGASTVMMGSMFAGTEEAPGEIVLYQGRSYKSYRGMGSIGAMQQGSADRYFQESTTGNPNTDKLVPEGIEGRVPYKGSIVSIVYQMAGGVRASMGYCGCATIEDMQNKAEFVEITTAGIRESHVHDVQITKEAPNYRAE; from the coding sequence TTCTCGGCAAAGCGCTCACCTTCGACGACGTGTTGTTGGTGCCAGCGTTCTCCCAGGTCCTGCCCAAGGACACCTCCCTCGCCACCAAACTCTCCCGCAACATCACGCTGAACCTGCCGCTCGTCTCGGCGGCCATGGACACCGTGACGGAAGCCCGCCTTGCGATCGCCATCGCGCAGGAGGGCGGCATGGGGATCGTGCACAAGAACCTCACGGCGCAGCAGCAGGCCGCGGAAGTGGCCCGCGTGAAGCGATACGAATCGGGCGTGCTGCGCGACCCGGTCGTGATCACCCCCACGCACTCGGTGCGCCAGGTGATGGCGCTGTCCGAGCAGCTCGGCATCTCGGGCTTCCCGGTGGTCGACGCCGGCAAGGTGGTCGGCATCGTCACGGGGCGCGACCTGCGCTTCGAGAACCGCTACGACGTGCCCGTCAGCGAAATCATGACGCGGCGCGAGAAGCTCATCACCGTGCCCGACGGCACCACGCTGGCCGAAGCCAAGGCACTGCTCAACAAGTACAAGCTCGAGCGCCTGCTGGTCATCAACGGCGACTGGGAGCTCAAGGGCCTGATCACCGTCAAGGACATCACCAAGCAGACCAGCTTCCCCAACGCCGCGCGCGACGCCAACGGCCGCCTGCGCGTGGGCGCTGCGGTCGGCGTGGGCGACGGCACCGAGGAGCGCGTCGAGGCGCTGGTGAAGGCCGGCGTCGACGCCATCGTGGTCGACACCGCCCACGGCCACAGCGCCGGCGTGATCGAGCGCGTGCGCTGGGTCAAGAAGAACTATCCGCAGGTCGACGTCATCGGCGGCAACATCGCCACCGGCGACGCCGCGCGCGCGCTGGCCGACGTCGGTGCCGACGCCGTCAAGGTCGGCATCGGCCCCGGCTCCATCTGCACCACCCGCATCGTGGCCGGCGTGGGCGTGCCGCAGATCATGGCGGTCGACAGCGTGGCCACCGCGCTGCAGGGCACGGGCATTCCGCTGATCTCCGACGGCGGCGTGCGCTACTCGGGCGACATCGCCAAGGCTATCGCGGCCGGCGCCAGCACCGTGATGATGGGCAGCATGTTCGCCGGCACCGAAGAGGCGCCGGGCGAAATCGTGCTGTACCAGGGCCGCAGCTACAAGAGCTACCGCGGCATGGGCTCCATCGGCGCGATGCAGCAGGGCAGTGCCGACCGGTACTTCCAGGAATCGACCACCGGCAACCCCAACACCGACAAGCTGGTGCCCGAGGGCATCGAAGGCCGCGTGCCCTACAAGGGCTCGATCGTCTCCATCGTCTACCAGATGGCCGGCGGCGTGCGCGCCAGCATGGGCTACTGCGGCTGCGCGACCATCGAGGACATGCAGAACAAGGCAGAGTTCGTCGAGATCACCACGGCCGGCATTCGTGAGAGCCACGTCCACGACGTGCAGATCACCAAGGAAGCGCCGAACTACCGCGCTGAATAA
- the acuI gene encoding acrylyl-CoA reductase (NADPH) yields MTFKALLASKTGDTISTGLVDFKDEELMPGDVTVAVEYSTVNYKDAMALSGRSPVIRQFPLIPGIDFAGVVESSAYRGLVAGDRVLATGWGLSQTHHGGFAQKARVSGDWLVKVPEVFSTRDAMAIGTAGFTAMLSVLALEHGGLAPELGDILVTGANGGAGSVAIALLSGLGYRVIASTGRLEEAAYLRTLGAADVIDRHTLSEAGAPIARERWAGAIDSVGSHTLANVLAQTRYRGVVAAFGLAQGADLPASVLPFILRNVTLAGIDSVNAPQPVRLQAWSRLASDLDLDKLARTTRVIGLAEVPEVASQVLAGKVQGRTIVDVNA; encoded by the coding sequence ATGACATTCAAGGCACTGCTCGCCAGCAAGACTGGCGACACCATTTCAACCGGCCTGGTCGACTTCAAGGACGAGGAGCTGATGCCGGGCGACGTCACCGTTGCGGTCGAGTACTCGACGGTGAACTACAAGGACGCGATGGCGCTCAGTGGCCGGTCACCGGTCATTCGCCAGTTTCCGCTGATTCCTGGCATCGACTTTGCCGGTGTCGTCGAGTCGTCGGCCTATCGCGGCCTCGTCGCTGGCGACCGCGTGCTGGCGACCGGCTGGGGACTGAGCCAGACGCACCATGGTGGCTTCGCGCAAAAGGCGCGGGTGAGCGGTGATTGGCTGGTCAAGGTCCCGGAAGTCTTTTCGACCCGTGATGCCATGGCCATTGGCACCGCCGGGTTCACCGCCATGTTGTCCGTACTCGCACTGGAGCATGGCGGCCTCGCGCCCGAGCTTGGCGACATCCTGGTGACCGGCGCCAATGGCGGCGCCGGCTCCGTGGCCATCGCACTGCTGTCGGGCCTGGGCTACCGCGTGATCGCCTCGACCGGTCGCCTCGAGGAAGCCGCCTACCTGCGTACGCTGGGCGCGGCGGACGTCATCGACCGCCACACCCTTTCCGAAGCGGGCGCACCGATCGCCAGGGAGCGGTGGGCCGGGGCCATCGATTCGGTCGGCAGCCATACGTTGGCGAACGTCCTGGCCCAGACCCGGTATCGCGGTGTGGTCGCGGCCTTCGGCCTCGCACAGGGCGCGGACCTGCCGGCATCCGTGCTGCCGTTCATCCTGCGCAACGTCACCCTCGCCGGTATCGACTCGGTCAATGCGCCGCAGCCTGTGCGGCTGCAGGCGTGGTCGCGTCTGGCCAGCGACCTGGACCTGGACAAGCTTGCACGGACCACCAGGGTGATTGGCCTCGCAGAGGTTCCTGAAGTCGCCAGCCAGGTCCTCGCAGGGAAGGTTCAGGGGCGCACCATCGTCGATGTGAACGCCTGA
- a CDS encoding class I SAM-dependent methyltransferase, whose protein sequence is MYDQSKLSELIRFARVDAGSTVIDVYPGDGGWTRLFSDTVGPEGRVYSFVPAEVAHFSNDPVGRMRALAKEPGRENVEVVSAELVALPEATQPADVVWLHLFYHDLHTSLAQARGATAALFNQAVFERLKPGGFYVVVDHAAAGGAGTNDAQSLHRIEHVSVRKEVEAAGFVLDEESTLLAEKNDTHSIKVFDPSIKGETDRFAYRFVKP, encoded by the coding sequence ATGTACGACCAATCCAAGCTATCCGAGTTGATCCGGTTCGCACGCGTAGATGCGGGTTCCACCGTCATTGACGTTTATCCAGGCGACGGCGGCTGGACCCGCCTCTTCTCCGACACGGTGGGACCCGAAGGGCGGGTGTACAGCTTCGTGCCGGCCGAGGTCGCCCACTTCAGCAACGATCCGGTCGGCCGCATGCGAGCGCTTGCGAAGGAGCCGGGCCGGGAGAACGTCGAAGTCGTCTCCGCGGAGCTCGTGGCGCTGCCGGAGGCCACGCAGCCAGCGGATGTCGTGTGGCTGCACCTGTTCTATCACGACCTCCACACGTCCCTGGCCCAGGCCCGGGGGGCGACGGCGGCCCTTTTCAATCAAGCTGTATTCGAACGGCTGAAGCCCGGCGGGTTCTACGTCGTTGTCGACCACGCTGCCGCCGGCGGTGCAGGCACGAACGACGCTCAGTCGCTGCATCGCATCGAGCACGTATCCGTTCGCAAGGAGGTGGAGGCGGCCGGCTTCGTCCTGGACGAGGAAAGCACCTTGCTCGCGGAAAAGAACGACACGCACTCGATCAAGGTGTTCGATCCCTCGATCAAGGGCGAGACCGATCGCTTCGCCTACAGGTTCGTGAAGCCCTGA
- a CDS encoding TetR/AcrR family transcriptional regulator has translation MKVTKAQAQANRAHIVETASTLFRERGYDGVGIADLMAVAGFTHGGFYKHFGSKADLLAEAATCGFAQSAAKAEGADATAVVKQYLSREHRDARGEGCTMAALCGDAARQPASIKATFEAGVEGLLATLANPLGAPEDGKRAGAQRARRIEVFAQAIGALMLSRACPDDSPLADEILDVCRVAALSRLSAPLDA, from the coding sequence ATGAAGGTCACCAAAGCGCAGGCGCAGGCGAACCGGGCGCACATCGTCGAAACGGCCTCCACCCTGTTTCGCGAGCGTGGCTACGACGGGGTAGGGATCGCGGACTTGATGGCGGTCGCAGGCTTCACCCACGGCGGGTTCTACAAGCACTTCGGCTCCAAGGCAGACCTGCTGGCGGAGGCGGCGACCTGTGGTTTTGCGCAGTCGGCTGCCAAAGCCGAAGGGGCCGATGCGACAGCGGTCGTCAAGCAATACCTGTCCCGAGAGCATCGTGACGCTCGTGGTGAAGGTTGCACGATGGCCGCGCTATGCGGAGACGCTGCGCGTCAGCCGGCGTCGATCAAGGCGACTTTCGAGGCCGGCGTTGAAGGCCTGCTGGCGACCCTGGCCAACCCGCTCGGTGCGCCGGAGGACGGCAAACGGGCAGGAGCCCAGCGCGCCAGGCGCATCGAAGTGTTCGCGCAGGCGATTGGCGCGTTGATGCTGTCGCGGGCGTGTCCTGACGACTCGCCCCTCGCCGATGAAATTCTGGATGTCTGTCGTGTGGCAGCCCTGTCGAGGCTATCGGCTCCCCTCGATGCGTAG
- a CDS encoding SDR family NAD(P)-dependent oxidoreductase translates to MTTRTTVLITGASTGIGAIYADRFARRGHDLVLVARDQARLETLAARLRDETGTAVEILAADLTQPGDLAAVEARLREDARIDTLINNAGAALSGQFIDQSTDDVARLVSLNTTALVRLASAIAPRLAQAGKGAIVNIGSVVGLAPEFGMSVYGATKAFVLFLSQGLSLELTPRGVYVQAVLPAGTRTEIWERAGIDSSSMPDLMGVEELVDAALVGFDRRELVTIPPLHDAARWEVLNTARQALIGDIRQAHVAERYRTAA, encoded by the coding sequence ATGACCACTCGTACCACTGTTCTCATCACGGGCGCCTCGACCGGCATTGGCGCCATTTATGCCGACCGCTTCGCACGCCGCGGCCACGACCTTGTGCTGGTGGCGCGAGACCAGGCGCGGCTGGAAACGCTCGCTGCACGCCTGCGCGACGAAACCGGCACTGCCGTCGAGATCCTTGCGGCCGACCTGACCCAACCTGGCGATCTGGCCGCAGTCGAGGCGCGCCTGCGCGAGGACGCCAGGATCGACACCCTGATCAACAACGCCGGGGCCGCGCTGTCCGGGCAGTTCATCGACCAGTCGACAGACGATGTGGCCCGCCTGGTCAGCCTCAACACCACCGCACTCGTCAGGCTGGCGAGCGCCATCGCCCCGCGCCTGGCGCAGGCTGGCAAAGGCGCGATCGTCAACATCGGCTCGGTGGTCGGCCTGGCGCCCGAGTTCGGCATGTCCGTCTACGGTGCGACCAAGGCCTTCGTGCTGTTCCTGTCCCAGGGGCTGAGCTTGGAGCTCACGCCCAGGGGTGTCTACGTGCAGGCGGTGTTGCCTGCCGGAACCCGTACTGAGATCTGGGAACGCGCGGGCATCGACAGCAGTTCGATGCCCGATCTGATGGGAGTGGAAGAACTGGTAGATGCCGCGCTGGTGGGATTCGACCGCCGCGAACTCGTGACCATCCCGCCGCTGCACGATGCCGCGCGCTGGGAGGTGCTGAACACGGCACGCCAGGCCCTGATCGGGGACATCCGGCAGGCACACGTGGCTGAGCGCTATCGAACCGCCGCCTGA
- a CDS encoding alkene reductase — protein MTDNTLFESYTLGSLKLSNRIVMAPLTRNRAGAGLVPSEHAATYYSQRASAGLLITEATQISAQAQGYQDTPGLYTQPQIDGWRKVTDAVHAKGGRIFVQLWHVGRISHVDLQPGGALPVAPSAIRAATKTFVNNGFHDVSEPRALTLDELPGIVEDFRKAAANAIAAGFDGVEIHGANGYLLEQFIKDGANARTDAYGGSIENRARLLLEVTAAVAKEIGADRTAVRLSPVSPANGISCSDPQPQYEYISEQLSALGIVYLHVVEGATGGPRDVAPFDFDALRSRFKNTYLANNGYDLELANARLIGGEADLFAFGRPFISNPDLVERLKAGAPLAALNPATLYGGGAAGYIDYPALAGSSAQ, from the coding sequence ATGACTGACAACACGCTTTTCGAGTCCTACACCCTTGGCTCACTCAAACTTTCCAACCGCATCGTGATGGCGCCGCTGACGCGCAATCGTGCCGGTGCGGGCCTGGTACCCAGCGAGCATGCCGCCACCTACTACAGCCAGCGCGCCTCGGCCGGCCTGTTGATCACGGAAGCCACGCAGATCTCGGCACAGGCTCAGGGCTACCAGGACACCCCGGGCCTCTACACGCAGCCGCAGATCGACGGCTGGCGCAAGGTGACCGATGCCGTTCATGCCAAGGGCGGGCGGATCTTCGTCCAGTTGTGGCACGTCGGACGCATCTCGCACGTCGATCTGCAGCCCGGTGGCGCTCTACCGGTTGCACCTTCGGCCATCCGCGCCGCGACCAAGACCTTTGTCAACAATGGGTTTCACGACGTCTCCGAGCCACGTGCTCTGACCTTGGATGAGCTTCCGGGCATCGTCGAAGATTTCCGCAAGGCTGCGGCCAACGCGATCGCCGCGGGCTTCGATGGCGTCGAGATCCACGGTGCCAACGGCTATCTGCTCGAACAGTTCATCAAGGACGGCGCCAACGCACGCACGGACGCGTACGGCGGCTCCATCGAGAACCGTGCCCGCCTCTTGCTGGAAGTCACCGCCGCAGTGGCCAAGGAAATCGGTGCGGACCGCACTGCCGTGCGTCTGTCTCCCGTCTCGCCGGCCAACGGCATTTCCTGCAGCGATCCGCAACCGCAGTACGAATACATCTCCGAACAGCTCAGCGCACTGGGCATCGTTTATCTGCACGTGGTGGAAGGCGCCACCGGCGGTCCGCGCGATGTCGCACCGTTCGACTTCGATGCTTTGCGCAGCCGCTTCAAAAACACTTACCTGGCCAACAACGGGTATGACCTCGAACTGGCCAACGCCCGCCTGATCGGCGGCGAGGCCGACCTGTTCGCCTTTGGACGCCCCTTCATCAGCAACCCCGACCTGGTCGAAAGACTGAAAGCCGGCGCCCCCCTCGCCGCCCTGAACCCGGCCACGCTCTATGGGGGTGGCGCGGCGGGCTACATCGACTACCCGGCGCTCGCCGGTTCCAGCGCCCAGTAG
- a CDS encoding porin family protein, giving the protein MTKTQACTVLAALLLGTASMGACAAGPAQDTGLYVGGSVGRSSYSLSSSNTVPTPWGGQKASKAGTAYKLYGGYRLTENFGVEVGYARLGRVSQWTAAGLGYSSLQSGTGQAFYAAATARLPLGDAFALNGRLGVSRGRISGGDNNNTVNWWQPGGQRFSGSSTGLMAGFGAEYRMTQNLAITADYDYFGKLSKQAKGGMLSVGLKASF; this is encoded by the coding sequence TTGACGAAAACGCAAGCCTGCACCGTCCTCGCCGCACTTCTGCTCGGCACCGCATCCATGGGCGCCTGCGCCGCCGGCCCCGCACAGGACACCGGTCTCTACGTGGGCGGCTCCGTCGGCCGTTCGAGCTACAGCCTCTCTTCTTCCAACACCGTGCCCACCCCGTGGGGCGGCCAGAAAGCCAGCAAGGCCGGCACGGCCTACAAGCTGTACGGCGGCTATCGCCTGACGGAAAACTTCGGCGTGGAAGTCGGCTACGCGCGCCTCGGCCGCGTGAGCCAGTGGACGGCGGCGGGCCTGGGCTACTCCAGCCTGCAGAGCGGCACCGGCCAGGCCTTCTACGCGGCCGCCACGGCACGCCTGCCACTGGGCGATGCCTTCGCGCTCAACGGCCGCCTCGGTGTTTCGCGCGGCCGCATCTCCGGCGGCGACAACAACAATACCGTCAACTGGTGGCAACCCGGCGGCCAGCGCTTCTCGGGCAGCTCGACCGGCCTCATGGCCGGCTTCGGCGCCGAATACCGCATGACGCAGAACCTCGCGATCACCGCCGACTACGACTACTTCGGCAAGCTGTCGAAGCAGGCCAAGGGGGGCATGCTGTCGGTGGGGTTGAAGGCGAGCTTCTAG